The Pectinophora gossypiella chromosome 15, ilPecGoss1.1, whole genome shotgun sequence genome has a window encoding:
- the LOC126373323 gene encoding eukaryotic translation initiation factor 5 isoform X2 has product MGSVNVNRNVADAFYRYKMPRICAKVEGKGNGIKTVIVNMPEVAKALGRPATYPTKYFGCELGAQTQFDFKNERFIVNGSHDSAKLQDLLDGFIRKFVLCPECDNPETELIVSTKRNTISQGCKACGYHGQLDFNHKLNTFILKNPPAADPSMQGSSLTEGNRGKRSKRSGPTAAANGNHDGDADAKNESEPATPTTPAPKSKSKSAHDEDDDDGNWTVDVSEAAVRARMQDLTEGAKCMTLSEDSEKNEKQRMDLFYIYLKERAGNHDVEGAKAATDILHEAERLEVKSKAPLLIFEVLVRPGSLAADVKKHRLLLLRFTRGDSRAQRAALHALTALCAHHPALLPKVPAILKLLYDMDIVEEKAIMEWASKPSKKYASKEVTMEVRRRAQPFLDWLTEAEEDSSDNDGHDHEDIEIEYDDRAAATPIKAVVAAPAARRDDDDADGDVDIDAI; this is encoded by the exons ATGGGGTCTGTGAACGTGAACCGCAATGTCGCGGACGCGTTCTACCGGTACAAGATGCCGCGCATCTGCGCCAAGGTTGAGGGCAAAGGGAATGGGATCAAGACCGTGATCGTCAACATGCCGGAGGTCGCCAAGGCGCTTGGCCGCCCTGCCACTT ATCCGACAAAATACTTCGGGTGCGAGCTGGGTGCGCAAACCCAGTTCGACTTCAAGAACGAGCGCTTCATCGTCAATGGCTCGCACGACTCCGCCAAACTGCAGGACTTGCTCGATGG tttcatccGCAAGTTCGTGCTGTGCCCGGAGTGCGACAACCCGGAGACTGAGCTGATCGTGTCGACGAAGCGCAACACCATCTCTCAGGGCTGCAAGGCGTGCGGCTACCACGGCCAGCTGGACTTCAACCACAAGCTGAACACGTTCATCTTGAAGAACCCGCCCGCCGCCGACCCTAGCATGCAG GGCTCGTCTCTGACGGAGGGCAACCGCGGCAAGCGTTCCAAGCGCTCCGGGCCCACCGCCGCCGCCAACGGGAACCACGACGGAGACGCCGACGCCAAGAAC GAGAGCGAGCCAGCTACGCCGACCACTCCCGCGCCGAAGTCCAAATCCAAGTCGGCGCACGACGAGGATGACGACGACGGCAACTGGACCGTTGACGTGTCTGAGGCGGCCGTGCGTGCGCGCATGCAAG ACCTGACGGAGGGCGCTAAGTGCATGACCCTGTCGGAGGACAGCGAGAAGAACGAGAAGCAGCGCATGGACCTGTTCTACATCTACTTGAAGGAGCGCGCCGGCAACCACGACGTGGAGGGCGCCAAGGCCGCCACCGACATCTTGCACGAGGCCGAGCG GCTGGAAGTGAAGTCGAAGGCGCCGCTGCTGATCTTCGAGGTGCTGGTGCGGCCGGGCTCGCTGGCGGCGGACGTGAAGAAGCACCGGCTGCTGCTGCTGCGCTTCACGCGCGGGGACTCGCGCGCGCAGCGGGCCGCGCTGCACGCGCTCACGGCGCTGTGCGCGCACCACCCCGCGCTGCTGCCCAAGGTGCCCGCCATACTCAAG CTCCTGTACGACATGGACATCGTGGAAGAGAAGGCGATAATGGAGTGGGCGTCGAAGCCGTCAAAGAAGTACGCGTCCAAAGAAGTGACCATGGAAGTGCGGCGACGCGCGCAGCCCTTCTTGGACTGGCTCACGGAGGCCGAGGAGGACTCCTCCGACAACGACGGCCACGACCATGAGGACATCGAG ATTGAGTATGACGACCGCGCGGCCGCGACCCCGATCAAGGCCGTGGTGGCGGCGCCGGCCGCGCGCCGCGACGACGACGACGCGGACGGCGACGTCGACATCGACGCCATATAG
- the LOC126373323 gene encoding eukaryotic translation initiation factor 5 isoform X1, which produces MGSVNVNRNVADAFYRYKMPRICAKVEGKGNGIKTVIVNMPEVAKALGRPATYPTKYFGCELGAQTQFDFKNERFIVNGSHDSAKLQDLLDGFIRKFVLCPECDNPETELIVSTKRNTISQGCKACGYHGQLDFNHKLNTFILKNPPAADPSMQARIAPLKEGSSLTEGNRGKRSKRSGPTAAANGNHDGDADAKNESEPATPTTPAPKSKSKSAHDEDDDDGNWTVDVSEAAVRARMQDLTEGAKCMTLSEDSEKNEKQRMDLFYIYLKERAGNHDVEGAKAATDILHEAERLEVKSKAPLLIFEVLVRPGSLAADVKKHRLLLLRFTRGDSRAQRAALHALTALCAHHPALLPKVPAILKLLYDMDIVEEKAIMEWASKPSKKYASKEVTMEVRRRAQPFLDWLTEAEEDSSDNDGHDHEDIEIEYDDRAAATPIKAVVAAPAARRDDDDADGDVDIDAI; this is translated from the exons ATGGGGTCTGTGAACGTGAACCGCAATGTCGCGGACGCGTTCTACCGGTACAAGATGCCGCGCATCTGCGCCAAGGTTGAGGGCAAAGGGAATGGGATCAAGACCGTGATCGTCAACATGCCGGAGGTCGCCAAGGCGCTTGGCCGCCCTGCCACTT ATCCGACAAAATACTTCGGGTGCGAGCTGGGTGCGCAAACCCAGTTCGACTTCAAGAACGAGCGCTTCATCGTCAATGGCTCGCACGACTCCGCCAAACTGCAGGACTTGCTCGATGG tttcatccGCAAGTTCGTGCTGTGCCCGGAGTGCGACAACCCGGAGACTGAGCTGATCGTGTCGACGAAGCGCAACACCATCTCTCAGGGCTGCAAGGCGTGCGGCTACCACGGCCAGCTGGACTTCAACCACAAGCTGAACACGTTCATCTTGAAGAACCCGCCCGCCGCCGACCCTAGCATGCAGGCACGTATCGCCCCGCTCAAAGAA GGCTCGTCTCTGACGGAGGGCAACCGCGGCAAGCGTTCCAAGCGCTCCGGGCCCACCGCCGCCGCCAACGGGAACCACGACGGAGACGCCGACGCCAAGAAC GAGAGCGAGCCAGCTACGCCGACCACTCCCGCGCCGAAGTCCAAATCCAAGTCGGCGCACGACGAGGATGACGACGACGGCAACTGGACCGTTGACGTGTCTGAGGCGGCCGTGCGTGCGCGCATGCAAG ACCTGACGGAGGGCGCTAAGTGCATGACCCTGTCGGAGGACAGCGAGAAGAACGAGAAGCAGCGCATGGACCTGTTCTACATCTACTTGAAGGAGCGCGCCGGCAACCACGACGTGGAGGGCGCCAAGGCCGCCACCGACATCTTGCACGAGGCCGAGCG GCTGGAAGTGAAGTCGAAGGCGCCGCTGCTGATCTTCGAGGTGCTGGTGCGGCCGGGCTCGCTGGCGGCGGACGTGAAGAAGCACCGGCTGCTGCTGCTGCGCTTCACGCGCGGGGACTCGCGCGCGCAGCGGGCCGCGCTGCACGCGCTCACGGCGCTGTGCGCGCACCACCCCGCGCTGCTGCCCAAGGTGCCCGCCATACTCAAG CTCCTGTACGACATGGACATCGTGGAAGAGAAGGCGATAATGGAGTGGGCGTCGAAGCCGTCAAAGAAGTACGCGTCCAAAGAAGTGACCATGGAAGTGCGGCGACGCGCGCAGCCCTTCTTGGACTGGCTCACGGAGGCCGAGGAGGACTCCTCCGACAACGACGGCCACGACCATGAGGACATCGAG ATTGAGTATGACGACCGCGCGGCCGCGACCCCGATCAAGGCCGTGGTGGCGGCGCCGGCCGCGCGCCGCGACGACGACGACGCGGACGGCGACGTCGACATCGACGCCATATAG